A single window of Bradyrhizobium daqingense DNA harbors:
- a CDS encoding CHASE2 domain-containing protein yields MRSRRVQLLVALLLTALWAAGIYAAHANGHLRFLDRLEATLTDWRTQIRGVQHPPDLVTIVAIDDTVVKRGGSYPLPRADLARVVDTIVQFKPKVVAIDLLLVDRSAAIGDATLANTLATGPMVLAAAAIFPSASETVEPSSDGPLAALPQAERFLLPLPSFADHAEVGVVNVATGQSGSPLAVPMLFRTRDKVELSFPLRVAARALDQPLTVAPDHLMLGDRTVPTDRDFALPITYYGPRRTIRTVSAQSIFDGTLSRAAIEDRIVVIGAAVAGGGDFYPTPFDSLMPGVEVISTAITHLVAGDGILRDRRVRIADAFAAILLPMLLVGLLAWRRSALGIMAAAAVMIAWAGLNGFAFTHGVWLNAATTLAATVPPVAIFASAQLWAGGRRAQYLAAKSRSLARLQAPAVQEWLARDPHFLSKPVRQNAAVVFIDLSGFTALSERIDPDALQEILKAFHAQIDKTAVDCGGMITGFLGDGAMILFGLPRTMPDDAARALTCAIELHRGVERWIASLPPAIGDQLGFKIGAHCGEIVASRLGESHQHITATGDTVNVASRLMEVAARNDARLALSNTLLDAADFHGAPDGVLTGPLLTQVRGRSGVVTVWFWRDRDGPVQDHTKAEAVD; encoded by the coding sequence ATGCGTAGCCGACGCGTTCAGCTCCTGGTGGCACTCCTTCTCACCGCGCTGTGGGCCGCGGGCATCTATGCTGCGCATGCCAACGGTCATCTGCGCTTTCTCGACCGTCTCGAAGCGACGCTGACGGATTGGCGGACCCAGATCCGGGGCGTGCAGCATCCGCCCGATCTCGTCACCATCGTCGCGATCGACGACACCGTGGTGAAGCGCGGCGGCAGCTATCCGCTGCCGCGCGCCGATCTTGCGCGCGTGGTCGACACCATCGTGCAATTCAAGCCGAAGGTCGTCGCGATCGATCTGCTGCTGGTCGACCGCAGCGCAGCGATCGGAGATGCGACGCTGGCCAACACGCTCGCCACCGGGCCCATGGTGCTCGCCGCCGCGGCGATCTTCCCGTCTGCCAGCGAGACCGTGGAGCCGAGCAGCGACGGGCCCCTTGCCGCGCTGCCCCAGGCCGAGCGCTTCCTGCTGCCGCTGCCGTCATTCGCCGACCATGCCGAGGTCGGCGTCGTCAACGTCGCGACGGGACAGTCGGGCTCGCCGCTCGCGGTGCCGATGCTGTTCCGCACCCGTGACAAGGTCGAGCTGTCATTCCCGTTGCGCGTCGCAGCGCGCGCGCTCGACCAACCGCTGACGGTGGCCCCCGATCATCTCATGCTCGGCGACCGCACCGTGCCGACCGACCGCGACTTCGCGCTGCCGATCACCTATTACGGCCCGCGCCGCACCATCCGCACCGTCAGCGCGCAGAGCATCTTCGACGGCACGCTCAGCCGCGCCGCGATCGAGGACCGGATTGTCGTGATCGGCGCCGCGGTCGCCGGTGGCGGCGACTTCTACCCGACGCCGTTCGATTCCCTGATGCCCGGCGTCGAGGTGATCTCGACCGCGATCACCCATCTCGTCGCCGGCGACGGCATCCTGCGCGATCGCAGGGTCCGTATCGCCGACGCATTTGCCGCGATCCTGTTGCCGATGCTGCTGGTCGGCCTGCTCGCCTGGCGGCGCAGCGCGCTCGGCATAATGGCGGCGGCTGCGGTGATGATCGCCTGGGCCGGGCTCAACGGATTCGCATTCACGCATGGCGTCTGGCTGAACGCTGCGACGACGCTTGCAGCGACGGTGCCGCCGGTCGCGATCTTCGCCAGCGCGCAGTTGTGGGCGGGAGGCCGCCGCGCGCAATATCTCGCCGCGAAGAGCAGGTCGCTGGCGCGCTTGCAGGCACCGGCGGTGCAGGAATGGCTGGCGCGGGATCCTCATTTTCTGTCCAAGCCCGTTCGCCAAAACGCCGCCGTCGTCTTCATCGATCTCTCCGGCTTCACGGCGCTGAGCGAACGGATCGATCCGGATGCGCTCCAGGAGATCCTGAAGGCGTTTCACGCGCAGATCGACAAGACCGCAGTCGATTGCGGCGGCATGATCACCGGCTTCCTCGGCGACGGCGCCATGATCCTGTTCGGCCTGCCTCGCACCATGCCCGACGACGCGGCGCGCGCGCTGACATGTGCGATCGAGCTGCATCGCGGCGTCGAGCGCTGGATCGCCTCGCTGCCGCCGGCCATCGGCGATCAGCTCGGATTCAAGATCGGCGCACATTGCGGCGAGATCGTCGCCTCCCGCCTCGGCGAGAGCCACCAGCACATCACGGCGACGGGCGATACCGTCAATGTCGCCAGCCGGCTGATGGAGGTCGCCGCGCGGAACGACGCGCGGCTCGCACTGAGCAATACGCTGCTGGATGCCGCCGATTTCCACGGCGCGCCCGACGGCGTCCTGACGGGGCCCCTCCTCACCCAGGTCCGCGGCCGCTCCGGCGTCGTGACCGTCTGGTTCTGGCGGGACCGGGATGGGCCAGTGCAAGATCACACCAAGGCAGAAGCGGTCGACTGA